The DNA segment ATAGTTTTAGAATATTGAAAAATTAAAAATCCATTGATCGAATAAAAAAGGCCATACATTATATTTTATAGTGTATGGCCTTTTTTGTTAGACAACCATCTATGATTAATAATGACTATTCTGAATTAATATATCACCAAAGGCAGTTCCTAGTTTTTTCTGGCCTTGTGTATTGTAATGTACATTGTCACCTCTCTTAGGGAAATCATCCCAATCTTTATTCATAGATGTATTTATCATAAAAATATTTTGATCATTCTGCGCAATATGTGCCATTTGCTGACGAACAACCTCAGTGCCATCAGGAAATTTTGTTCTTGGAGGGCAATTGATCTGTCCGAAAATAAAAGGCATTTTCTCATGATTAAATGTCTGTCGATAACTCTTTATCAATAATTGGAAATTCTCTCCATAAGCAGTGGCTGTGGTTTCCAATCGAGAGTCTTTTTCTCCTTGCATCCAACACATTCCCATAAGCACAGGTGTTTTTCCATCAGACTTAATTCTTTCCAACGTTTTATTGATTGTTTCTACATGTCTAGAATACAATTTCATTTGTTGTCGTTTATCGTCAATTTCTCCAATCTTTGCTTTTTCATAAGACCATTCCGGATTCCAAGCACCATAAAGTGAAGTACCTCCTTTTGCTTCTTTGATAAAAAAGAACTTACGATCTGGATATTTCTCATGGAGTAAGATACCTGCAAATAGCTCAGGCCCAAAGTTAGTTTGTCGTTTATCTGCTCTTATATAAGAAAGTGGAACAGGTTGTTTTTCCCCATTAATGATGGAAATATATTTTGAAGCTTCTTCGACTTTTTGTTTGTCTTCTTGACTTAAACTTTGGTATTGGCCTCTCCCTGCCATATTGGATTGTCCAGCAAATAAAACGATATAGATCTTATCATCCTGACCAAAAGAGAGAAAGTGTAAAGCAAATAGGGTTGTAAATAATAGAAATCGCATTATTTCATTGTTAAAAAAGGGTATCACAAAATACCACTTAGTATGAATGGTTTTAATAGATCATTGAGTAATGATCCATAACATCATAACGAAGCATATATTTTATGATACCCTAGAGTAATCATCAAATTATTTAGAATCTTGTTTCCCTTTAAATAGAGGGAACATTTCGGAGTTAGTTCTAGCAGTCTTCATAATGCCTGCAATTTCTTTTACTACTTCAGGATTCTCTTTACTTACATCAGTAGATTCTTCTGGATCATTGACAATATTGTAAAGTTCTATAGAAGAATTTCCATTATTCACTTTGTATCTAACGCCTTTCCAATCGCCTAATCGTACAGCTTGACGACCGCCTTTAAGGTTTAATTCCCAATAAAGGTATGGGTGCTGTTCTTGTTCTCCTTTACCAATCATTGTTGGATAAAATGAGATGCCGTCCACATCGAAACGATCTCCTTTTCCTACAATATCTGCGAAAGTGGGTAAGATATCCCAGAATGCAGAAACATGGTCAGTAGTTGATCCAGCTTTAATCTTACCAGGCCACTTAATAATAAATGGTGTACGTACTCCACCTTCATATAAATCTCTTTTGATCCCTCTTAGATTTCCACCACTATTAAAGAAAGTAGGGTCGGCTCCACCGGCTTTATGTGGCCCATTATCACTGGCAAACATAATTATTGTCTCATCAGCAATTCCTAATTCTTCTACTTTAGCAACGATTTGCCCTACATAATTATCTAATCGGTTGATCATTGAAGCAAAAGCAGCATGAGGAATTTCTTGTGAACAATACATGTGTTTCTGAATATTTGGACCATAATCAGATGTATATTTATTGTCTACTGTATACGCCGTTTCTGGATATTTACCCTTGTATTTAGCTAAGATTGAATCTTCTGGAGAGATTAATTCTGCATGAGGTAGAATAAAAGGAACATATGCGAAAAATGTATTGTCTTTATTATTCTCGATAAAGTCTAATGTTGCTTCTTGAATAACATCGGGTGCGTAAGTTACCGTATTTGTCCAATCATTACCTTCTAAGAACACTTTTTGGTCATTATGCCAGATATATTCAGGGTAATATCTATGAGCAGCCGCTTGACATACATACCCAAAGAACTCATCGAATCCTTGTTTATTAGGGTCACCTTCATGATTTACAAAACCAAGTCCCCATTTACCAAAGGCACCAGTAACATATCCTTCTTCTTTTAATAGTTCGGCAATCGTAAACGAAGCTGCAGGTAATGAAACTTGGCCTTCCCCTTCAATTTCTTTGTTACCACGAATAGGAGTGTGCCCTGTATGTTGTCCTGTCATTAAAGATGATCGGGAAGGAGCACAAACTGCAGAACCGCAATAGTGTTGTGTAAACTTTAAACCAGATTCTGCTAATGCATCAATGTTGGGAGTAGTAAATTTTGTTTGACCATAACTACTTAAATCTCCATACCCTAAATCATCTGCAAGGATATATATGATGTTTGGTTTCTTTTCTTGTTGTGCTGTTGATTTACTTTTAGATGAAGAGGCACACCCTACACTAAGTATCAACAGTACAAATGAATACAAGTAATTTCTTATGTTCTTCATTTCTCTACTTATTGAATATTGAACGTTGCTTTTAAATAATCCGTGTGAAAGAATTTACCTCTGTTTGAAAGAGGTAATGTAAATAAAAAACACCTAGAGTTAAAAGCTGTATGTTATGGTTAGCTAAATGTATGCGATAGTTCATCTGAATTTGAAGGTACAATTTTTTTCAAATTTATGGTCAAAAATCAACCTTTTAACCTCTATTTGAATCGAAAATTTCATAGTGAAATAAAAAGATAGAAGGGTGTGTCTTACCATAAAGTTAATTACTGATGAATACAAAAATAGATAGGTAAGTTGTTGTAAATGAATTGACTGTACGCAGAGATACAACTTAAAAATACGGAGAGACAAACGAGTGAAAATCACTTCTGATATTGCTTTTACGTACGATTATGAGCTATATATGTTATAATTTTTTATAAGTATGAAATACTATCTACATCAAATAATAATATCTAGTATCTTTAGATACTTGAGTACCGTTTTCTGTTTATTATTACTTACACTACCTGCTTGTCACACTACTAAAAATAGTGTAAGTCAACAGGCTGAAAAAAGGCCTAATATAATACTGTTCGTCTCAGATGATCATGGAAAAGATGCATTGGGATGTTATGGGAATCCAGTGGTTCAAACTCCCAACTTAGATCAATTAGCCAGTGAAGGGACTATTTTTAATAACGCTTATTGTACCAGTGCTAGTTGTGCAGCGAGTAGATCGGTAATGCTTACAGGAAAATTTGGGCATGCCACAGGATCATATGGACATACGCATGATTATCATCACTTTAGTACATATGATACCGTTAGTTCTTTACCGCTAATCATGGAAGAGCATGGGTATTATACTGCTCGAATAGGCAAATATCATTTAGCACCAGAGAAGGTATTTCATTTTCAAAATGTGATTAAAGCCAATCAGAGAAATACTGTAGAGATGGCGGATAAATGTAAAGAAGTATTTGAAAAAGAAGCTCCATTTTTCTTGTACTTCTGTACAGGAGACCCACACAGAGGGCAACCAACTGGACCGAATTGGGATGATCCAAATAGTTTTGGGAATAGAAAGAAAGGGTATAAAGGCGTAAAAGAAATTACCTACTCACCTGAAGAAGTTTTAGTCCCAAGCTTTATTTCAGACACACAAGAAGCGAGAGAAGAGTTAGCACAATACTATCAGAGTGTATCAAGAGTAGATACTGGTTTTGGTTTACTTATGGAACACTTAAAAGCTTCGGGTAAAATGGAGAATACGATTGTAATTTATATTTCTGACAATGGAATTGCATTCCCTGGAGCAAAGACGACCTTATATGAGCCAGGAATGAACTTACCTTGTATTATTAAGAACCCTTTACTTGATCACCAAGAGAAGGAAAATAATAGCTTTATCTCTTGGGTCGACCTGACGCCAACGATCTTAGACTGGGCAAATATCAACTTTGAACCTAAAGAATTTCATGGTACTTCTTTTACAGGAGTAGTAGATGGAACGGAAAAGGAAGATAGAGATGAAATCTATGCTTCTCATACATTCCATGAGATTACCATGTATTACCCAATGAGAGTGGTAAGACATGAAAATTACAAATTGATTCTAAATATTGCTTCGGGCTTAGAATATCCTTTTGCATCAGACCTCTGGGTCTCTTCCACTTGGCAAGAAAGATACCGTTCGGGAGCGAAATATTATGGTAAAAGAACGGTCGAAGATTATCTGCATCATGCAGAGTTCGAATTATACGATTTAGAAAAAGATCCTGATGAAGTAAACAATCTAGTCGATAGTAAAGAGCATCAGGGAGTATTAGTGAAAATGAAGAAGAAGTTAAAAGACTTCCAGCAAGACACTCAAGATCCTTGGAAAATTTTTTGGGAGAAAGATTACAGTTTACAAGGAACAGGATTGGACTTGTAAAGAGAAATGATTTCGTGATGTGTGACTACTAACAAAGAATGTTCTTATTTAAATTCAATATAATAAGACATGTAAGTAAAAAACCTTATTTTTACATGCGTACTAACAGAATAAGAACATTCTTC comes from the Flammeovirga agarivorans genome and includes:
- a CDS encoding sialate O-acetylesterase, which produces MRFLLFTTLFALHFLSFGQDDKIYIVLFAGQSNMAGRGQYQSLSQEDKQKVEEASKYISIINGEKQPVPLSYIRADKRQTNFGPELFAGILLHEKYPDRKFFFIKEAKGGTSLYGAWNPEWSYEKAKIGEIDDKRQQMKLYSRHVETINKTLERIKSDGKTPVLMGMCWMQGEKDSRLETTATAYGENFQLLIKSYRQTFNHEKMPFIFGQINCPPRTKFPDGTEVVRQQMAHIAQNDQNIFMINTSMNKDWDDFPKRGDNVHYNTQGQKKLGTAFGDILIQNSHY
- a CDS encoding sulfatase family protein yields the protein MKYYLHQIIISSIFRYLSTVFCLLLLTLPACHTTKNSVSQQAEKRPNIILFVSDDHGKDALGCYGNPVVQTPNLDQLASEGTIFNNAYCTSASCAASRSVMLTGKFGHATGSYGHTHDYHHFSTYDTVSSLPLIMEEHGYYTARIGKYHLAPEKVFHFQNVIKANQRNTVEMADKCKEVFEKEAPFFLYFCTGDPHRGQPTGPNWDDPNSFGNRKKGYKGVKEITYSPEEVLVPSFISDTQEAREELAQYYQSVSRVDTGFGLLMEHLKASGKMENTIVIYISDNGIAFPGAKTTLYEPGMNLPCIIKNPLLDHQEKENNSFISWVDLTPTILDWANINFEPKEFHGTSFTGVVDGTEKEDRDEIYASHTFHEITMYYPMRVVRHENYKLILNIASGLEYPFASDLWVSSTWQERYRSGAKYYGKRTVEDYLHHAEFELYDLEKDPDEVNNLVDSKEHQGVLVKMKKKLKDFQQDTQDPWKIFWEKDYSLQGTGLDL
- a CDS encoding arylsulfatase, with the translated sequence MKNIRNYLYSFVLLILSVGCASSSKSKSTAQQEKKPNIIYILADDLGYGDLSSYGQTKFTTPNIDALAESGLKFTQHYCGSAVCAPSRSSLMTGQHTGHTPIRGNKEIEGEGQVSLPAASFTIAELLKEEGYVTGAFGKWGLGFVNHEGDPNKQGFDEFFGYVCQAAAHRYYPEYIWHNDQKVFLEGNDWTNTVTYAPDVIQEATLDFIENNKDNTFFAYVPFILPHAELISPEDSILAKYKGKYPETAYTVDNKYTSDYGPNIQKHMYCSQEIPHAAFASMINRLDNYVGQIVAKVEELGIADETIIMFASDNGPHKAGGADPTFFNSGGNLRGIKRDLYEGGVRTPFIIKWPGKIKAGSTTDHVSAFWDILPTFADIVGKGDRFDVDGISFYPTMIGKGEQEQHPYLYWELNLKGGRQAVRLGDWKGVRYKVNNGNSSIELYNIVNDPEESTDVSKENPEVVKEIAGIMKTARTNSEMFPLFKGKQDSK